In Puntigrus tetrazona isolate hp1 chromosome 22, ASM1883169v1, whole genome shotgun sequence, one genomic interval encodes:
- the ippk gene encoding inositol-pentakisphosphate 2-kinase, with the protein MELDKMDENDWKYHGEGNKSLVVSHLQHCQVLRLLKFPSEDSAHTRQTADQAFRHILNIVDYSKYVMKPLLGEKYVHSGEVVKLPLDFVRQLSLKVQQERPELRCDKVMDTFSGCGLCLPNLTQLPLHHLRDHRPPICVEIKTKCGFLPFSRHITKECKRKVCRFCMHQHYKLANGKWKRLSRYCPLDLFSGSKQRMYVALKNLLEEPQNNLKIFKGGELIFSCKDDAKQQPELNDLIQHLRPYFPHSNGLYNGHQPGKAVLNEFIQVICSALLSGGDSNRSGEPRKLLLSESRPHCEASPFPRDLLRNGNHGLPKDSVLAKILQVQMLDNLDIEGIYPLYKRVEQYLEEFPKERNRLQIDGPYNESFMDTVKNCPTEDDGSVEYAVGKVHQYRVAMTAKDCSVMITFAPCEEDEEHQLNLEKPRFTYSVSILDLDPKPYEGIPHQYKLDTKIVNYYLRSTQAPPPSSLYKERQECTLLFHAV; encoded by the exons ATGGAACTGGACAAAATGGACGAAAACGACTGGAAATATCACGGGGAGGGCAACAAGAGCCTGGTCGTGTCTCACTTGCAG CACTGTCAAGTTCTCCGTCTGCTGAAGTTTCCCTCAGAAGACTCCGCGCATACGCGACAG ACCGCAGATCAAGCTTTCCGACACATCCTCAACATCGTGGATTACAGTAAATATGTCATGAAGCCTTTACTCGGGGAGAAATACGTTCACAGCGGA GAGGTTGTTAAACTACCGCTGGACTTTGTGAGACAGCTGTCTCTGAAGGTCCAACAAGAACGACCCG aacTGCGCTGTGATAAGGTCATGGACACATTCAGTGGGTGTGGTTTATGCCTTCCCAACCTGACCCAACTTCCCCTCCACCACCTCAGAGACCACAGACCTCCGATCTGCGTTGAGATTAAG ACAAAATGTGGATTTTTACCCTTCTCGAGGCACATAACCAAGGAATGCAAGCGCAAAGTTTGCAGGTTCTGCATGCATCAGCATTACAAG TTAGCCAACGGGAAGTGGAAGCGATTGAGCAGATATTGCCCTCTGGATCTCTTCTCAGG GAGCAAACAGCGAATGTACGTTGCATTGAAGAACCTGTTAGAGGAACCGCAAAACAACTTGAAAATCTTTAAG gGTGGAGAGTTGATATTTAGTTGTAAAGACGATGCCAAGCAGCAACCCGAATTGAACGATCTCATTCAGCACCTTCGGCCTTATTTCCCTCATAGCAACGGCCTCTATAACGGTCACCAGCCTGGCAAAGCCGTCCTGAACGAGTTCATTCAGGTGATCTGCTCCGCTCTGCTCAGCGGCGGGGACTCGAATCGCTCGGGAGAGCCCAGGAAGCTGCTCCTGTCCGAGAGCAGGCCGCACTGTGAAGCCAGTCCCTTCCCAAGAGACCTGCTCCGCAACG GCAACCACGGCCTTCCTAAAGACAGTGTCCTTGCAAAAATCCTCCAAGTCCAGATGCTGGATAACCTGGATATTGAAGGAATCTACCCTCTGTACAAACGCGTGGAGCAGTATCTAGAAGAGTTCCCGAAAGAAAG AAACCGACTGCAGATAGATGGGCCTTATAATGAGAGTTTCATGGACACGGTAAAAAACTGTCCTACTGAAGATGACGGCTCTGTAGAATACGCAGTTGGGAAG GTTCATCAGTACAGAGTCGCAATGACTGCCAAAGACTGCTCAGTCATGATCACGTTTGCGCCTTGTGAAGAAGATGAGGA ACACCAGTTGAATCTGGAGAAGCCTCGTTTCACGTATTCGGTCTCCATCCTGGATCTGGACCCCAAACCGTATGAAGGCATCCCTCACCAGTACAAGCTGGACACCAAAATCGTCAACTACTACCTGCGAAGCACGCAAGCCCCGCCCCCCTCCAGCCTATACAAGGAAAGGCAGGAGTGCACGCTGCTCTTCCATGCTGTATGA